Genomic DNA from Nicotiana tabacum cultivar K326 chromosome 21, ASM71507v2, whole genome shotgun sequence:
ATattaagctgaaaatatctgacaaaaatgcccctgcggaggttgtgcggccgcataattctgagtgcggtccgcactttgagcttGACTGGTCAACTGGgccttctgcggccgcacaaaattgGGATGCAGCCGCACTTCGTTTagttgtgcggaccacacatttctcagtgcggccgcacacttgGCTTGAACTGGGATTTGGACTTGCATAtttgtgagtgcggccgcacaatattcatgcggtccgcacaacttCACTTCAAGGTTCTCTGAATCTCCtcctctgcggtccgcatattagTGAATGCGGTCGCACACTGgcttatgcggccgcacaataattgtccGGTCCGCACAGCTTCAATTGCTCAAAATCTCCAAGTCTCTGAACCTCTCTTCTGCGGCTGcaccaaaattatgcggtccgcactataAACACTTTTGCCctgttttggtccttgtccaatTTTGACTcgtttttgagttgattttcacttctttggctcatttcccaatattcctgcaagaaagctcatttcattagttctcggggatacctttaagcattttcgagataaaacacaagtaaaagagagcaaataagcggtcaaaatccctacttatcggTTACAACGGGAATTCaaaaagaaattgagaaagagaaaaatagaaataattaattgaaaaattTGTTTAATATCTTCTGTGATTAggcaaaatattttcttaacaagtaagtttaattcaaataaaCCAAATGAGAAAGAATAATATACTACCTTATAAGCCGAGCCAAACTCATCCATATTAGTTTTCCCAATAACAATCGCCCcaaatttcttcattttcccaACAGCAGTAGCATCAATTGGGGGTTTATAATTCTCCAAAATTCAAGGTACAAATATTATCATTGTTTCCAGTTTTCGTATCAATTTCCTCGGCTTCACTAAAAACGATTTATGGATCGTGAGGATTTGAGAAGGTGGTGGAGTGGGTTGTGAGTAGGGGTGGACATAAAATTcgaaaaatcgaattccgaaccGGATCGAATTAATTCGATATTTcggtttcaattttttttgataTTTCGATTTAATTCGGTATTACATTTTCGGTATTACGGCACGGTCCTCGGTATTTGAATCTTgaaatttcggtataccgaattACCGAAGTTTTAAAGACTTTTTAAGTTGGACCTATAGTTAGCTACTACACTCACTGCCCAGCGCCCCAGCCCAAAAAATTTTATTATAACTCCCAGCCCACTACCCACTCCAGTGTCCCAGCCTAACTTCCCAAGCCCACTCTCTATTCAATTAGGGTCTAAACTCTAAAGATTAGGGCATTAGCATTAGGCACTAGGCAGTCACGAACTCAGCTCACTCCTCAGTCCTCACTCCTCACTCCTCAGAAAGTCAATTCCGATTTAGGGCGATAGTTTCACAAATTCCGGGCAAACGAAGACCAAATACAGAAAGAGATCGGCTGTTGTTGCGATAGTTTCACAAATTCAGAAAGAGATGGGCCGTTGTTTCAAAAGCTTGTTGGGACTTCAAAGAGATCGGCTGCTAATCAAAATTCAAAGGTATGTTTCTAGTTTCTTCCATAATTTGTGCTAGAGCTGCTAAAGATTAACTCTTTTTTTAAACCTTTTTACCAGTTTTTATTTGTTTTACCTTGAAATTATATTATTGGGTATTTGGGTATGTTCAATAAAATGAAAGTAAACATTTTGGCTAAGGTGCATTTTGAGCTCTTGTTGTTCCTTAAACAGAGCTGATTATGGTTGTGTTTATGGTTTTGCTGAATTGTGAATGAATGCCAATGTTCAGGTGTTTGCTCTGTTTGTGGATGGCCTTTTTTCGAAGAATGTTGGTTGTTCAGGTGTTTCCAGTTGGTAAATATAATTGCAGTGTGTAAATGTAACTGCAGGTGTTTCCTAAAATGTTGGTTGTTCAGGTGTTCTTGGCAATGGCAGTGTGTAAATGTAATTGGGACACTGCAAATGTAATTGGCAGTGTAAAATATTGGATGTTCAggtgtttttattttgttttgaatatggtattttcaaatagaaaaaaaagaagaatatagaATTATAGATAGCAAGTTTAAGTGTTTCCAATTTCCATATACTACTACAGAAAGCCAAAAATTTTGTTGGCATTCGAATTGTTTCTGTCTTGGCATTCGAACTGTTTCTCTCAATTTTGTTTCTGGACAAAAATTATTTCTgtcaattaattaattttgttgttTCCAGTTTGGTGCAACAGTATCGAACCAAAATAAGTTTATTTCTTTAGCGATTATTAGACCGAAGCCGTGCCGAAAccataccgaaccaaaataaaaaatatcgaaccgtaccgaaataatttggtacggtatttaatatacacaattgataaactgaataccgaaccgaaattcttaaataTCGAACCGAAATATCGAGCCCAACCCTAGTTGTGAGTGTGAGACATTTGGGAGAGATCTTACAGTGTGTGATTTGGCGAGCCAAAGGTTTTAACAAGTTTTTATCCAtttaaggggttgtttggttgttggctCCATAAGTAGAAAAATTATCCAGAGCTACAGTGGtttttgccccccccccccccccccgtgttttaaaaggttttcttGGGACACATTTCTGGGCTCGTCCTGGGGTATGCCTCGAGACTTACGTGTGGGACTTAGTTTTATTATACTTACGCCCCAAGCACCCGAATGTGCGTCCAAAACACGCCTAACGCTCTTTGTTCAAGGCTCGCTTAATAGTTCCTGGCGCAAATCATGCATCAATTTCCCTAATTAGGATTGTTAACACTCAAATTTTTTTAACAAACGAATGATTAAAGGTTTATTCATCTATATAAATATGAAGATTGAGAATAACTCAAAATAACGAGTCATGATATTGCATATTTACTAATTGCGAACATCGGAGAGTAAATATCATTTGAATAGCCAAAATTTACATCTTCTCTTACTATAGGTATAAATATTTTAGTTCTATGTCTCTCATAAATTATCAAACTTTTATTAATTTGCTATTTGAAAGCAGTTTTATATTTATTCGTgaggaataatattttaaattacatTATCAATGAGCTTATTGATTGCTAACTTCTAAAAAGGTAAACTGTGtaatttgataatattttttaaaatattattgatCTTTTAATTGTTTGAAAGATAAGATGTTATAGTTAAGTTTTATCTTATAGTAACTTCAAAATTATTGcattgtttatatttataaaaaaagtgCTAAATACTTTGTTTTTTTGTAGTTTATTAatctattttgattttttaatgtactttctattttatttgtgattattttgctattttattaatttataaattaatagaTTTAAATATCCATGGGACCTACGCTCCATGTATCGGGGCTTACGCCTCGTCCCACGTTAAGTAAAACGCCCCGTCTCTCACACCTATGTCTTTTAAAACACTGCTTGGCCCGAGTACGAATTAGTTGAAGACCTCTCTGATTAagtatgaagaaaaaaaatgagttcTATTGGTGGTTGTAATCAGATTTTTATATTTCATTGCCTTTTTTCTTGGTATATACAACAACAAATCAAACGGGTTCCAACAAATGGGGTCTAAGTTGAAAGTgtatacgtagaccttacccctacattATGTGGGCAAAAAGACTGTTTCCGCTAGGCTCTCGGCTAATGAAAAGATGAAATGAAACATTGGCAACACCTAGTCTCGGCTAATGAAAAGATGAAATGAAACATTGGCAACACCTAGTAACAAGATGTTTTTCTTGATTAAAGTTAGACTTATATTGCCGCTAGACTAGGGAGACAGTAATAGTACATGACTCGCTTATCCAGAATCTAAgttacacaaaaattattaaattgaACTCGAATGGAGACTCAAGAAAGACGAAGATTAGAAATATGAAAAGACAACAGTAAATTCGTGCCTAAGTTGTGTTACTCGGCTACTCATAACCTGAAGTAGCATTTGATCTTTCACAGTGAAAGAGTAGCATAACAAGTTAAAATTCGGACTCTGCAAAATTGTTGACGCACTCGTGTAAGATCCttaaaaaatacattatttttagAGGATCCAATACGTACCCtatcacattttttaaaagaCCGAGTAACGTACATTAAAACAACTTAACATGGAAGGATAAGTTGATCCATAAAACTTGTTAACCAAGACCATGAAAGAAAGATAATTACAACCATTTTATCATGCGACATAATGGCTTGAACTTCAAaatacaacaacaaacccagtatccCACAAATAGGATCTACAGAGGGTAGTGTTCGCAGACTTACCCTTACGTTAAAGGCAgggagactgtttccgatagaaacTCAGCTCAATGGCTTGAAGTTTCCGAATATAGAGCAAAAAGTAGAACATACACAAGTTTACAATACCACATTAACCAAACTCCAATGGTCAgaatgaaacaaaactgaaagGATTTCAATAATGTTGAACAAAAGTTAGAGAAAGCGCAATAAGCACACATATAGTAAAGGGTAACCCAGTGCATTAAGTTATCGCTATGCGCGTGGTTTGAGGAAGGGCCGAACCACAAAAGTCTAAGGTAAGACCACATATAGTAAAAGGTAGATAAGCATAGCATTTATCTAATTAGATTCCAAGTTACTTAATGCATTCACTAACATAAAAATTCAGTCCTTACTAGTACATACCAATAAGCAAATTAAGCTTCTGAACTATTGTTATATTAGGGTTAAAGATAGGAATAATCAAAGAGTACTACTAATACTGCACTAGTTACCACCTCCTTAGATTCTTCATTGCGACTACGCGTTTGTGTTGTTCTTCAAGGATCCAGTTTTTAAAGTGTTTATCTCCTTGAGCATCATATATGTTCGGATACAAATGGCAGCAAATTGGCGGGCAAAGCAGAATATTGCCTGAGCTAAAACCCAAATTATATTCGACCTAAAGCATATTCAGCAAAAAATTAAAGAGATAATCAGTTAGAAATTACAAgtattaaaaacaaaaaatataaaaaaaaaattactataaTAATTAGTTTAAGCACCTTTTCCAGCTTCTGTTTATTTTTGCGTGGCTTTTTCAGAGACCGAGGAGCTTTAGCTGCCTCATCCTAGGTATCATAAATAAACTTCAGATTAAAAGAGAAATACACGAAGATCTAAAGGTAAAAACTAAATACTAATTTAAAAAAAACCTGTTGATTCTCTGTTTTCTGCTTCTTATCGATGTGAAGATCCTCCTCAGTGATCTCCTTCTGCTTCTTATCAATGTGAAGATCCTCCTCAGTgctctgcttctgcttctccatCTCCATCGCCGTCGTTCTTCTTCGATTGATTAGGGCAAACGTTGATGTGGAACGTATCTTACTTCGTTTATATAAGGCTACGAAATAAATGTGAACCGTTGGATCTAGATGGTCGATCATCAGTCGCCGTTTGATTTCGCTTCGGTTCACTAAAAAGGTAGTACGACATAAATATGATTGGATTTTTCACGATACAAAAGCAAATTATGATACAATGAagtatttgtaatttttttaaccaaaaaaaaaaaagtatttgtaATTTGTATTGATAATATAAATATTTGTACACTATTTTAACTAATTATAAAATCCTATTTAACGTATTATTTAGGATACCAGTGGCGTAAAATGCTTGCTGATTCTTGAAACCCTTTCATATTAAGGTACTgcaaaaatggtaaaaaataaAATCTGATCCAAGGGATAAACAAGGAAAATCTTATCTATAATTACTTTTTCACTGATATAATCATTAGACCCACGAATAATTATTCAATTAATgagaaattaagaaaataattattaCTAGTAGATGGAAATATAGACATTTTGTTTCACCACCAaataatcaataaaataaaataaaagatggtCTAAGGTTCAAAGTTGCATCTCTTTTTTACTTCCTTTTCATGGTAATGCATGTGTACATCGCATGTAGTTAATACAGAAAATGTGTTTGATAATTTATTGgggtattttttattattattagctgAAGTGGGATTATCTATAGGAGAAAAGGTGAGATCCTTGATCATTCAAATAGTGATGCTAACAGCCTTTTTGGACGGTCGTTATCtaatgtattgtatcgtattgttactttaaaaataatgtttgttttgattgttacttaaattttattgtatcgtgtCGTTAAATCCGTCTttacgtaacgacgaaatgtgTCACTTTATATAACAATCGATTTAGTGTGGTTGCGTCGTTATCTTATCTTTTTCTCTCATATCACCtttcaagtaaaatgcatgttcaaatattatttttatactttttaagaaaattacaatttttatgtccaaacgcctactaaaaTCAGAAAAGTAAACATAATGTCATATACCAAGAGGGAGATTAGTGTGATGAAACGAAACATGATGGAAGGTCTATGCAATTATTCCCTATATTAAGAAACATAAATAACAAGTAAAGTATTTATATCTTTGAAGAAGTGAAACTGGATTAAGAGGTATAAATCGTCAATTTATTTCTAGCAAAAACTACTCTAGATAAAAGCGTCAGTAATTGCACGATAATGCTTGCCATTGTAGATTTAATTTATGTGATAGGGTATATACTATTTTTCTCAAATCTCACCGatgaaattttattaaattattgttTTTGTTACGTGTAAAACTAGAACACCCATACTCGACCCACAATAGATGTTTCTATGAAGGTTATTATTTGCCTTGTCaatttgtttttatataattTCTTGTTGGGCTAAACTAGCCCAAATACACTCTTAACATTGTGTTAGAATATTATGGCACCCGAAGCTATAACTAGCTTCTTCTTGTGTGCGTGTCATCGCGCACCATCACTCTGCCATCTCCATACTCGTCCCGCTGAACCTGgactctgataccagttgttgggctaAACTAGCCCAAATACACTCTTAACATTGTGTGATATTATCCGCTTTGGGCCAATCCCGCACGGTTTCCTCCAAAAGATCTCACACTATTAAGAGATCCATACACCTTATATGTAGACTTCCAATATTTTCAGCTATCAATGTGAGACTTTGTTCGCACACCCAACATTTCTTTTTAAAAACATATGAGTAGTATATATAATTTCATGGATTTAATTACTTATACTAAccaagtaaaaaaaaattcacattattaatatattgttaaaaaaaaaaaagggagcgACATAAATTGGCCTAGTTGAAAGGTCTGGACAAAAAGACAAAAATCCGTAGTATTATTGATGATTAACCTCTTGGATCACATGACATTTCAATCAAGACTTTAATTTGATGTTAATTATAGAAATTTCGAATAGTCTTCATGCAATTTAATTTTAGTCTAAACTGTATATGATGCTGAACCACTGCAAATCTCACCTTATGATGGGGCAGAATTATATATTTGATTAGTTTGGGACCACAACAACAAATTATTATATTGGGATTGATACTTAAATTAATATCCCAACATGCAATTATGTCCTACTTAATTCCATGCAATATACTAAAATTTTACGTCCAAGAAAGAGCTCCACGCATGCAAAACCTTAAACGAGGCAATTTGTggtaattaattatttgcatacatagataaattgaagtattaataatataatattttcctttttttgtgtCCTTAAAATAGATAATTTGGCGAAGTCAAAAAATTCAATAAGGATATTCAAATTCTAAACACCATTTGTCAgtggactatgcaagagtattcAAAGTCTATgtttaatcaataacaagtaatattttaccttatacgtaGTATCATTCTTCGGTGAATAGTGGCCAGCTGACCACCCTCGGGCCAACATAGCTTCACCGTGATCTCCCCCAGCCTTTTTTTCCTTAAGTATATAATCTGTCCCGTCTCCAGTCAAAAAGCAAGATCACAAGTGAACAGATTCAAAACTTTACTAAAGTTGACGATGCCAATTGCGAGCCAAAAGAATTGGGAGTTTGGATAGTTTTGGTTTTGCTAGAAGTGAATATTCTGGCCATCAATAGCAAATATACAAAGATTGATTAATTATTGTTGACTATATTAAAATTTTCGGAGATGTGTACAGTAAATGATTTTGGGCATTTCTGCCACATAAACCATTTGATCAGAGCAACTAGTTAATTGTACTACCAGTGGTCATGGCAAGAATCTTGCAAATAACCATATACTAATTAAGAGATCAGTTTTTAATGTTTAATTATAGCGTTGCGTATAAATTAATCATTCATGTAGTGCAATTAAAACATTATAAGCATGTAGAAATATAGTTTATCCAGTTTTATGATTTTACAAGTAATTTTGCTACTTAAATGAAGGAAATTATATTATAGTATTATAAAGAAATAGAGCCGTTACTATTATTAATTTTTTAGCTGTGCACCACAAAAAAAAGGATCAATTATAGGGTTTAAAGACCAAAATGATATCCTTCTTTTACTTGGATTACAAATCTTCGCATGGTTAATTAGTTTTATGCAGACTTTTCAGTTAGATTTGGTAGGCGTCTGGACAtgaatttcaattttattttttttcaaactaGAAATTTCACTAAAATTTAAATTGAAGATGAAGTTACGCTTAATTATAAGTTTTGCAACATATTTGGATACTCTTTTTTCAACATTTTCATATGTCCAAACGAGAtcttagaatttaattatttgaaggtGCATTTCCTTAGCTGTAGGCAAATCATAATCTGCTGCGCTAAAGAGATACCAAAAGACAACAGTGGCAGTGGCAGTGGCAGTACATCATTTTCGTGCGCTGCAAGAAGAGTAGGCTCTCTCCTAACACAGGCTTTATTTCAGCGGCAAAAGGACGAAAATAACTTTTTCTCTTTGGTTTTTGATTTAGTGGGCgcttggacataagaattataaactctcaaaaaaaaaaaaaaaatctaactcAAAATTATATccgaaaattagagttgtgtttggaatgaatataattttggattgtttttgaagttttgtgattGAACCgagtgaaattttgaaaaataactttttggagtttttaaattttcaaaaaattccaaaattcatgtCAAGCGAAAATTACAAATTTTATAGCCAAATACTGATTTCGgataaaaaaagaattttttcgaaaaaaagtgaaaagcttcttatgtccaaacgggttcTTAGTACTAGGGGTGTATGGAAATATTGGAGTTCAATATTTATAAATACTAGTACtaatatttactatttttttgcTTATCGATGATATGACTCTTGATAGAAGGGTGTGAAGGTCGAGAATTAAGGTAGTTGGTTGGTTAGCAGTCATACGACTAATGTTATTCTCGTATTCCCATTCTTACATGTTACTATCACTTGTTGTTTATTTTGTTTCAGTTATCTTATTTTTCGAGTTGTTATTACTGTTTTTCTTTCTTAAGGTTCTCCACGCTACGTATTTCTTTGTTGTTTGCTGTGACCATACTTTCTTTGAGCCGAAAGTCTGTCGGAAGcagtctctctaccttcacaaggtaggagtAAGATTTTCGTACCTACGACCCTCTTCATACTCCACTTGTAAATTTTATACCgtgtatgttattgttgttattgttgtatatttATTATTTGAAAGTACTTGGTAGAATATTGAAAAGCTTATTAAAAAGTATTTCGTATGAAATAATAATTTGCACTCATAAGTTTAGCTTTCTTTTCAAACACTATTTCtacttttaatattataattttatatttccACTTTAAATATCCattctttttaggaaaaataaaaagtttaactAGTTTTTAAATGCCTATCAAAAGTTTTTGGCTGTAAACAACAGAAAACACATTGttatttaattatcaaatttTATAACATTCTCTAAAAATACAGACAATTGAAAAGGTTAATTTAGTTAAATACAACAACGAAATGAAAAATGTTactccattatatatatatatatatatatactagtcttagggtacgcgctttgcgcgtgtaccccaTTATGAGtatataatttaaaacaaatagttTATACTATTAAACAACATGATTGAgtcataaattaaaaattaaaggaaaaaatgtAAGTTCCTAAAATGATGAATACATGCTAATCATATTTAGTCAGttcaatcaaagaagaagtcatgTTCTATAAAAGACCTCAGATCGATATCATTGATGAATGTTGATCATATTTAGCTAGTTCAATAAAAAAGAAATCGCATACAACAAAAGGTCTTAGATGTCTTACTTTGATTTTTGAGTACTACTGTTTGCACCAACCCTAGGTTAGAGAACTACAAGATTTTACAAAAGAATACAGAATTGTAAACTATAGATCTTATTAATCATAATCACATATTCGTTCTAATCTTTTCAAAGAATCAACtgcaattaaagaagaaaagcaattCAAAACCAATTTGacgaaagaaaacaaaaagaaaatttccATCCTAGACTTGTCATGGTAGAACTTGTAATTTGTAGGATGTTATTTGTTGTGGGCATTGCAGAAGAGATGTCAGGTGCCACATTCTCCGTAACCTGAATAGCCTGGGAAATTAAGAACCATGCATTCGATTAACATTTATCTAAGTAGGAAAAAAAAGTTACTTAGAaaaaatttgaaggaaaataaccATAGTCTGGGCAGCAGATGCCTCTTCTGTCAGATCGACATGCTGAGGCGCGTTGAAGACATATTGCATCGGTGTTCTGTAGGACTTAAATGAATAGGAATATGAATTTGATCAGTATTTACCTATTCAATTGCCTTAGAAGTTAAGGACAAAAACATCAACAACACATCAACGTGAACATGCTAAAACACTTCAACATAGATTTAATATATCAAATATAGTTGAGTTAATTACCAAGTATAAAGATAGTACCTAGAAATGCTCGCGAAATTCCTTTTTTCCAACTTTTTAAGAGTATAACTATCGCCTTGCTCCAACATACTTGTAGAATATAAATTTGATGTCAGATATATCCTCTGATAAATTCCTAGATTTGTCACGGTAGGATTTGTAATTTGCGGGATATTTTCTGTTGTTGGCATTGCAGAAGAGATGTCAGGTGCCACATTCTTCGTAACCTGAATAACTTGGGAAATTAAGAACCATGCATTCGATTAACATTTATCTAAGTGGAAACAGGAAAGTGAATTAGAAAACATTTGAAGTAAAATAACCATAGTCTGGGCAGTAGATGGCTCTTATGTCAGATCGACATGCTGAGGCGCGTTGAAGACATGCTGCATCGGTGGTCTATAGAACTTTAAATGAATAGGAATATGAATTTGATCAATATCTATCTATTCAATTGCCTTAGAAGTTAAGGAGAGAAACATCAACAACACATTCAAGTGAACATACTAAAGGACTGTAACATAGATTTGATGTATCAAATGTGGTTGAGTTAATTACCAAGTATAAAGATAGTACCTAGAAATGCTCGCAAAATTCCTTTCTTCCATCTTTTTAAGAGTAGAACTCTCGCCTTGATCCAACATACTTGTAGAATATGAATTTGATGTAAGATATATCCTCTGATAAATTCCTAGACTTGTTTCGGTAGGACTTGTACTTTGCAAGATGTTTTCTGTTGTTGGTATTGCAGAAGAGATGTCAGGTGCCACATTGTCCGTAACCTGAATAGCCTGGAAAATTAAGAACCATGCATTCGATTAACGTTTATCTAAGTGGAAACAGGAAAGTGACTTAGAAAACATTTGAAGGAAATTAACCATAGTTTGGGCAGTAGATGTCTCTTCTGTCAGATCGACATGCTAAGGCGCGTTGAAAATATGTTGAATCGGTGGTCTGTAGGACTTTAAATGAATAGGAATATGAATTTGATCAATATCTACCTATTTAGTTGTCTTAGAAGTTAAGGACAGAAACTTCAACAACATATCAAAGTGAACATGCTAAAACACTGTAATATTGATTTGATGTATCAAATGTGGTTGAGTTAATTATCAAGTATAAATATAGTACCTAGAAATGCTTGCAGAATTcctttcttccaactttttaaGAGTAGAACTCTCGCCTTGCTCAAGCATACTTGTAGAATATGAATTTGTTGTCAGATATATCCTCTGATAAATTCCTAGACTTGTCATGGTAGGACTTGTAATTTGTAGGATGTTTTTTGTTGTGGGCCTTGCAGAAGACATGTCAGGTGCCACATTCTCTGTAACCTGAATAGTCTGGGAAATTAAGAACCATGCATTCGATTAACATTTATCTAAGTAGAAAGAGAAAAGTGATTTAGAaaaaatttgaaggaaaataaccATAGTCTGGGTAGCAGATGGTTCTTCTGTCAGATCGATATGCAGAGGCGCGTTAAAGACATGTTGCATCGGTGGTCTGTCGGACTTTAAATGAATAGGAATATGAATTTGATCAATATCTACCTATTCGATTGCCTTAGAAGTTAAGGATAGAAACATCAACAACACATCAAAGTGAACATGCTAAAACACTGTAACATATATTTAATGTATCAAATGTGGTTGAGTTAATTACCAATTATAAAGATAATACCTAGAAATGGCGGAATTCCTTTCTTCCATCTTTTTAAGAGTATAACTCTCGCCTTGCTCAAGCATACTTGCAGAATATGAATTTGATGTCAGATATATCCTCTGATAAATTCCTAGACTTGTCATGGTAGGACTTATAATTTGTAGGATGTTATTTGTTGTGGGCATTGCAGAAGAGATGTCAGGTGCCATATTCTCCGTAACCTGAATAGCCTGGGAAATTAAGAACCGTGCATTCGATTAATATTTATCTAAGTAGAAAGAAAAAAGTGACTTAGAaaaaatttgaaggaaaataaccATAGTCTGGGCAGCAGATGGTTCTTCTGTCAGATCGACAAGCTAAGGCGCGTTGAAGACAAGTTGCATCGGTGGTCTGTAGGACTTTAAATGAATAGGAATATGAATTTGATCAATATCTACCTATTCAATTGCCTTAGAAGTTAAGGATAGAAACATCAACAACACATCAAAGTGAACATGCTAAAACACTGTAACATAGATTTGATGTATCAAATGTGGTTGAGTTAATTACCAAGTATCAAGATAGTACCTAGAAATGCTCGCAAAATTCTTTTCTTCCATCTTTTTTAAGAGTATAACTCTCGCCTTGATACAACATACTTGTAGAATATGAATTTGATGTCAGATATATCCTCTGATAAATTCCTAGACTTGTCATGGTAGGACTTGTAATTTGCGGGATATTTTCTGTTGTTGGCATTGCAGAAGAGATGTCAGGTGCCACATTCTTCGTAACCTGAATAACCTGGGAAATTAAGAACCATGCATTCGATTAACATTTATCTAAGTGGAAACAGGAAAGTGACTTAGAAAATATTTGAAGGAAAATAACCATAGTCTGGGCAGTAGATGGCTCTTCTATCAGATCGACATGCTGAGGCGCGTTGAAGACATGCTGCATCGGTGGTCTATAGGACTTTAAATGAATAGGAATATGAATTTGATCAATATCTATCTATTCAATTGCCTTAGAAGTTAAGGAGAGAAACATCAACAACACATTCAAGTGAACATGCTAAAGCACTGTAACATAGATTTGATGTATCAAATGTGGTT
This window encodes:
- the LOC142175410 gene encoding uncharacterized protein LOC142175410 translates to MEMEKQKQSTEEDLHIDKKQKEITEEDLHIDKKQKTENQQDEAAKAPRSLKKPRKNKQKLEKVEYNLGFSSGNILLCPPICCHLYPNIYDAQGDKHFKNWILEEQHKRVVAMKNLRRW